Proteins encoded within one genomic window of Halorussus salilacus:
- a CDS encoding BolA family protein, with protein MNADDVKRLIEENLDDAEATVTHPRGVDDEDHLAATVVSPAFEGEPLVAQHELVYDALGEHMTTDIHALELKTYTPEEHAGTDA; from the coding sequence ATGAACGCCGACGACGTGAAGCGACTCATCGAGGAGAATCTCGACGACGCCGAAGCCACGGTCACCCACCCGCGGGGGGTCGACGACGAGGACCACCTCGCGGCCACCGTGGTCTCGCCAGCGTTCGAGGGCGAACCCCTCGTCGCCCAGCACGAGCTGGTGTACGACGCGCTGGGCGAGCACATGACGACCGACATCCACGCGCTGGAGCTGAAGACCTACACGCCCGAGGAGCACGCCGGGACCGACGCCTAG
- the fen gene encoding flap endonuclease-1, which produces MGNTDLRQLAVISEVAFDELDGDTVAVDAHNWLYKYLTTTVKWTSDEIYTTDDGTEVANLVGIVQGLPKFFENDLTPVFVFDGAVTDHKAAELEQRREEREKREEKLEEAREEGDAIEIARLEAHTQRLTDTIQRTTRELLDLLDVPTIEAPAEGEAQAAHMNRTGAVDYCGTEDYDALLLGAPLTLRQLTSKGDPELMDFEATLDEHGVTWEQLVDIGILCGTDFNEGVPGVGPKTALKEVKEHGDIWGVLESRGASIEKDVDVIRDLFLNPTVSDEVEFDAEMDPDIEAAREYVVGEWSVHESEVERGFERIEESVVQTGLDQWT; this is translated from the coding sequence ATGGGAAACACCGACCTGCGCCAACTCGCGGTCATCTCGGAGGTCGCCTTCGACGAACTCGACGGCGACACCGTCGCGGTAGACGCCCACAACTGGCTCTACAAGTACCTCACGACGACCGTCAAGTGGACCAGCGACGAGATATACACCACCGACGACGGCACCGAGGTCGCCAACCTCGTCGGCATCGTGCAGGGCCTGCCGAAGTTCTTCGAGAACGACCTCACGCCCGTGTTCGTGTTCGACGGCGCGGTCACCGACCACAAGGCCGCCGAGCTCGAACAGCGCCGCGAGGAGCGCGAGAAGCGCGAGGAAAAGCTCGAAGAAGCCCGCGAGGAGGGCGACGCCATCGAGATCGCGCGCCTCGAAGCCCACACCCAGCGGCTCACCGACACCATCCAGCGGACGACCCGCGAGCTGCTCGACCTGCTCGACGTGCCCACCATCGAGGCCCCCGCGGAGGGCGAGGCCCAGGCCGCCCACATGAACCGCACCGGCGCGGTCGACTACTGCGGGACCGAGGACTACGACGCCCTCCTGCTCGGGGCACCCCTGACGCTGCGCCAGCTCACGAGCAAGGGCGACCCCGAACTCATGGACTTCGAGGCCACCCTCGACGAGCACGGCGTGACGTGGGAGCAGTTGGTCGATATCGGCATCCTCTGTGGCACCGACTTCAACGAAGGCGTCCCCGGAGTCGGCCCGAAGACCGCCCTGAAGGAGGTCAAAGAGCACGGCGACATCTGGGGCGTCCTCGAATCGCGGGGCGCGAGCATCGAGAAGGACGTGGACGTGATTCGAGACCTCTTCTTGAATCCCACCGTCAGCGACGAGGTCGAGTTCGACGCCGAGATGGACCCCGACATCGAGGCCGCCCGCGAGTACGTGGTCGGCGAGTGGAGCGTCCACGAGTCGGAGGTCGAGCGCGGGTTCGAGCGCATCGAGGAGTCGGTGGTTCAGACCGGACTCGACCAGTGGACCTGA